A single Abditibacteriaceae bacterium DNA region contains:
- the argJ gene encoding bifunctional glutamate N-acetyltransferase/amino-acid acetyltransferase ArgJ: MNQNENTIEFFDGGVASPQGFWAGSARAEIKTAGDDVALIVSEKPATAAAVFTRNAVKAAPVLLSAEHAQFHQARAIVANAGNANCCTGAQGMENARAMCEIVAREIGCDAREVLVCSTGIIGHALPMEKLAPIVEKLAKQSTDEIDRTASNEAVARAVMTTDTVPKFCAARAQIDGKTITVGGLAKGVGMIGPNMGPINADSLVGLHATMLSFLTTDAAVTKIHLQHLLERAIERSFNSVTVDGDTSTNDTAILLASGASDVEITDANEDAFLQLLEAVCVELSRKIARDGEGANHLVTIEVAGAKSEADAKAIALSVANSPLVKTAIFGRDPNWGRIAMAAGKAGVVFNPQKLDITLGEVPVFRAGEPVAFDQSAAEAALSGEEVLILISLGEGDAKWRAWTCDFSYGYVEINAEYHT, translated from the coding sequence GTGAATCAAAACGAAAACACCATTGAATTCTTTGACGGCGGCGTTGCTTCGCCACAGGGGTTCTGGGCCGGAAGCGCCCGCGCCGAAATTAAAACGGCAGGCGACGATGTCGCTCTCATCGTTTCAGAAAAGCCTGCGACAGCCGCCGCTGTCTTTACGCGCAACGCGGTGAAAGCTGCGCCTGTGTTGCTCTCCGCCGAACACGCGCAGTTTCATCAGGCACGTGCGATTGTCGCCAACGCTGGAAACGCCAATTGCTGCACCGGCGCGCAGGGAATGGAAAATGCCCGCGCCATGTGCGAAATCGTCGCGCGCGAAATCGGCTGCGACGCGCGCGAAGTGCTGGTGTGTTCCACCGGCATCATCGGCCACGCTTTGCCGATGGAAAAACTCGCGCCGATAGTTGAAAAGTTGGCGAAGCAAAGCACAGACGAAATCGACCGTACTGCATCAAATGAAGCTGTCGCGCGTGCCGTGATGACGACGGATACCGTCCCGAAATTTTGTGCGGCACGCGCGCAAATCGACGGCAAGACCATAACAGTTGGTGGCCTGGCGAAGGGCGTCGGCATGATTGGCCCGAACATGGGGCCGATTAATGCGGATTCCCTCGTCGGTTTGCACGCGACGATGCTTTCGTTTCTCACTACCGACGCTGCGGTCACCAAAATTCATTTGCAGCATTTGCTCGAACGTGCGATTGAACGGAGTTTCAACTCGGTAACGGTCGATGGTGACACCTCCACGAACGACACCGCGATTTTGCTTGCCAGCGGAGCGAGTGACGTTGAAATTACCGACGCGAATGAAGACGCGTTTCTCCAACTCTTGGAAGCCGTGTGCGTAGAACTGTCTCGCAAAATTGCGCGCGACGGCGAAGGCGCGAATCACCTCGTGACAATCGAGGTTGCTGGCGCAAAGTCGGAAGCCGATGCCAAGGCAATCGCGCTGTCGGTAGCCAATTCGCCGCTTGTCAAAACCGCGATTTTCGGACGCGACCCAAACTGGGGCCGTATTGCCATGGCGGCGGGAAAAGCAGGAGTTGTTTTTAACCCGCAAAAACTCGATATTACGCTCGGCGAAGTTCCGGTGTTTCGCGCGGGCGAACCGGTCGCCTTCGACCAGAGCGCTGCCGAAGCCGCTTTGTCCGGCGAAGAAGTCCTGATCTTGATTTCGCTCGGCGAAGGTGATGCTAAATGGCGCGCATGGACGTGCGATTTCTCCTACGGTTACGTGGAAATCAACGCCGAATATCATACATAA
- a CDS encoding DUF1800 domain-containing protein: MKTSLLSRRVRSNSTVLGVLFTAGLTLCPVRAAQELPSDDAAMTHVLNRLAFGPRPGDVEAVRRIGVSAWIELQLQPEKLDNSAVRSKLATLQTLHLATPQLMIAYEGERALGKERKAMMPKNKDEALSPREKTLADIARKNGFSYGVGAQAVGEMQTAKLVRAVESPRQLQEVLVDFWTNHFNLDVNKAAVRTLRVADERDAIRPHIFGKFRDLLGASAHSPAMLWYLDNFRSTREFETPQFRRRMKNAPAAAQDAIPEAAMLAAPMPRKRGGLNENYARELMELHSLGVDGGYTQKDVTEVARCFTGWSVDQQDGRFIFRALAHDNGEKIVLGQRIAAGGGIKDGEQVLDLLANHPSTAKFISRKLAVRFVSDDPPQPVIDRAAQTFTATQGNLRDVVRTIITSPEFFAAKRQKIKSPFEYAVSSVRALDGVVIVPNAAREPDRLRLVRDGGSSLGRGGNGGGRNQGNKTLAREIATMGQPLFAFSAPTGYAENSTSWVSAGGLVARLNFALDIASDGVSNVQLDRTKLWERVDLNDASAIIDRLNTQILSGGMTPATRATLQKQTADGAAPDPNKLLALTLGSPEFQRR, translated from the coding sequence ATGAAGACATCGCTGTTGTCACGACGAGTACGGTCGAATTCGACCGTACTCGGAGTTTTATTCACCGCTGGCCTGACGCTGTGTCCGGTGCGCGCCGCTCAAGAACTCCCGTCCGACGATGCCGCGATGACACACGTTTTAAACCGCCTGGCTTTCGGGCCGCGTCCCGGCGATGTCGAAGCTGTTCGCAGAATCGGCGTCAGCGCCTGGATCGAATTGCAACTGCAGCCGGAAAAGCTTGACAACAGCGCCGTTCGCAGCAAATTGGCGACGCTTCAAACTCTCCATCTCGCCACGCCACAATTAATGATCGCCTACGAAGGCGAGCGCGCGCTGGGCAAAGAGCGTAAGGCGATGATGCCGAAAAACAAAGACGAAGCACTGAGTCCACGCGAGAAAACTCTGGCCGATATCGCCCGCAAGAACGGCTTTTCCTATGGCGTCGGAGCGCAAGCGGTCGGCGAAATGCAAACCGCCAAACTGGTGCGCGCTGTCGAATCGCCGCGCCAACTGCAGGAAGTTCTCGTCGATTTCTGGACAAACCATTTCAACCTCGACGTGAACAAAGCCGCCGTTCGCACCTTGCGCGTCGCCGACGAACGCGACGCAATTCGACCACATATTTTCGGCAAATTTCGCGATTTGCTTGGTGCCTCGGCGCATTCGCCCGCGATGCTCTGGTATCTCGACAACTTCCGCAGCACACGCGAATTCGAGACGCCGCAGTTCCGGCGTCGTATGAAGAACGCGCCCGCAGCCGCACAAGATGCCATACCCGAAGCCGCCATGCTGGCTGCTCCGATGCCGAGAAAGCGCGGCGGCCTGAACGAAAACTACGCCCGCGAACTCATGGAATTGCATTCCCTCGGCGTGGACGGCGGCTACACGCAAAAAGACGTGACCGAAGTCGCGCGCTGCTTCACCGGTTGGTCGGTCGATCAACAGGACGGACGTTTTATATTCCGCGCTCTGGCGCACGACAACGGTGAGAAAATCGTGCTCGGCCAGCGCATCGCAGCGGGCGGCGGCATCAAAGACGGCGAACAGGTGCTCGACCTCTTGGCCAATCATCCTTCGACGGCCAAATTTATTTCGCGCAAATTAGCCGTCCGTTTTGTCAGTGATGACCCGCCACAACCGGTCATCGACCGCGCAGCGCAAACCTTCACGGCGACGCAGGGAAATCTACGCGACGTCGTGCGAACCATTATTACTTCACCCGAATTCTTTGCCGCAAAACGCCAGAAAATCAAGTCGCCCTTTGAGTATGCGGTGTCGTCGGTGCGCGCCTTAGATGGCGTTGTCATTGTGCCAAACGCCGCGCGCGAACCCGACCGGTTGCGCCTGGTGCGCGACGGCGGAAGTTCGCTGGGACGCGGCGGGAATGGCGGTGGCAGGAATCAGGGAAATAAAACGCTCGCGCGCGAGATCGCCACAATGGGCCAACCCCTGTTCGCCTTCAGCGCGCCAACGGGCTACGCGGAAAATTCGACGAGTTGGGTATCGGCAGGCGGCCTGGTGGCACGTTTGAATTTCGCGCTCGACATCGCTTCCGATGGCGTGTCCAATGTGCAGCTCGACCGCACGAAGCTGTGGGAGCGCGTCGATCTCAACGATGCGAGCGCGATTATCGACCGATTGAACACACAAATCCTCAGTGGCGGAATGACGCCTGCAACACGCGCGACGCTGCAAAAGCAAACTGCCGACGGCGCCGCACCCGACCCCAATAAATTGCTGGCACTCACGCTCGGCTCGCCCGAATTCCAGCGACGTTAA
- a CDS encoding DUF1501 domain-containing protein, which produces MNRRIFLKHGALALVAAGSVPLWMRDAVFAAETGRATNKTGGRKTLICIFQRGAVDGLSMAVPHGDPWYYKHRAVGGNGIALARTGEGGVLDLDGTFGLNPALAALLPIYKGGHLALIPACGSPSATRSHFDAQDQMESGSVGRWLPDGWLSRALVNCPEDRANASILRGVSLTGGLPRSMRGDAEAIAIPDLKSFGVGASMMSAQPKRQRMAAKPGTDAAGFESLYDDAVGDVLGGTGRESFEAIKIVQSLTAKPYQSAGLKYPGGRFGQSLQQIAQLVKADVGLEVAFAESNGWDTHAGQGSTQGRLARGLSELGQGLAALFTDLGDRMDDVVIVTMSEFGRTARQNGTGGTDHGHGTCFLALGGKVSGGIRGQWPGLAPEQLYENRDLAVTTDYRDVMGEIAQKHFGIQKLDAVFPDRAAKEMKFRDVMNL; this is translated from the coding sequence ATGAATCGCAGAATTTTCTTGAAACACGGTGCCCTTGCACTTGTCGCTGCTGGCTCGGTGCCCCTATGGATGCGCGATGCCGTTTTTGCCGCGGAAACCGGACGCGCGACGAACAAAACGGGCGGGCGCAAAACCTTGATTTGTATTTTTCAGCGCGGCGCTGTTGATGGCCTTTCCATGGCGGTGCCTCACGGCGACCCGTGGTATTACAAGCATCGTGCGGTCGGCGGTAACGGCATCGCGCTCGCGCGGACAGGCGAAGGCGGCGTCCTCGATTTGGACGGAACTTTCGGTTTGAATCCGGCGCTTGCCGCGCTTTTGCCGATTTACAAAGGCGGCCATTTGGCGCTCATTCCGGCGTGCGGCTCGCCCAGCGCAACGCGCTCTCACTTCGACGCACAAGACCAGATGGAAAGCGGCTCGGTCGGTCGATGGCTGCCCGATGGCTGGCTGTCGCGCGCGCTTGTCAATTGCCCAGAAGATCGTGCTAATGCTTCGATTCTGCGCGGCGTGTCACTCACCGGTGGTTTACCGCGTTCGATGCGCGGCGATGCCGAAGCGATTGCGATTCCCGATTTAAAGTCTTTCGGCGTCGGGGCATCGATGATGAGCGCGCAGCCAAAACGTCAGCGGATGGCAGCGAAGCCCGGCACCGATGCCGCCGGTTTTGAATCGCTTTACGACGATGCCGTCGGCGACGTTTTAGGAGGCACGGGAAGAGAAAGCTTTGAGGCGATAAAAATCGTACAGAGCCTTACGGCAAAGCCTTATCAATCCGCGGGCTTAAAATATCCAGGCGGCAGGTTTGGCCAATCGTTGCAGCAAATCGCGCAGTTGGTCAAAGCCGATGTCGGGCTGGAAGTCGCGTTTGCCGAAAGCAACGGCTGGGATACGCACGCCGGACAGGGCAGCACGCAGGGCCGTCTCGCGCGCGGGCTGAGCGAATTAGGACAAGGTTTGGCAGCACTTTTCACCGACTTGGGCGACCGCATGGACGACGTGGTAATTGTGACGATGAGTGAGTTCGGACGCACCGCGCGCCAGAATGGAACCGGCGGCACGGATCACGGACACGGCACCTGTTTCCTCGCGCTTGGTGGCAAAGTGAGCGGCGGCATTCGCGGACAGTGGCCCGGTCTCGCACCGGAACAGCTTTACGAAAACCGCGATTTGGCTGTCACGACGGACTACCGCGATGTGATGGGCGAAATCGCGCAAAAGCACTTTGGCATCCAGAAACTCGACGCGGTTTTTCCGGACCGCGCCGCGAAAGAAATGAAATTCCGAGATGTCATGAACCTCTGA
- a CDS encoding SulP family inorganic anion transporter, which produces MTISQWKQQWFFNVRGDLLSGLVVALALIPEAIAFSFVAGVDPKVGLYSACCIAIVTAFFGGRPGMISAATGAMALLMTTLVKEHGLQYLLAATLLTGVFQIIFGWRKLGRYMKFVPRPVMIGFVNALAILIFLAQMPQFVGATWHMYAMIAGSLVIIYGLPRFTKVIPSPLVAIAIMTAIAIAFKLEMRTVGDTGRLPTSLPTFALPRVPLNWETLAIILPYSLPLAIVGLLESLLTASLLDDLTDTPSDKNQEARGQGLANIVAGFFGGMAGCALIGQSVINFQSGGRGRLSSFLAGAYLLFLILVAGEWVRQIPMAALVAVMIMVSIGTFNWASLKNVLLTPRSETVVTIATIITVMYTHDLAKGVGVGVLLSAFAFARKLAKVIRVESELDENDTRVYTVWGQLFFVSTEAFLNAIDFREKVERVRIDMTHSHLWDASAVGAVDKAVLKLRQNGSEVEVIGLNEASATIIERLAIHDKPDATGPTALH; this is translated from the coding sequence ATGACGATTTCTCAATGGAAGCAACAGTGGTTTTTTAATGTGCGCGGCGATTTATTGTCGGGCCTTGTGGTTGCCCTCGCTCTTATTCCTGAAGCGATTGCGTTTTCTTTTGTCGCGGGCGTCGACCCGAAGGTCGGGCTTTACTCAGCGTGCTGCATCGCGATTGTGACGGCGTTTTTTGGCGGGCGTCCGGGCATGATCTCGGCGGCGACCGGCGCAATGGCGTTGCTCATGACGACGCTAGTCAAAGAACACGGCCTCCAATATCTGCTGGCCGCCACACTTCTCACGGGCGTTTTTCAAATCATCTTTGGTTGGCGGAAGTTAGGCCGCTACATGAAGTTCGTACCGCGTCCGGTGATGATTGGTTTTGTCAACGCGCTCGCGATTCTGATTTTTCTCGCGCAAATGCCGCAGTTCGTGGGCGCGACGTGGCACATGTATGCGATGATTGCGGGCAGCCTCGTCATTATTTATGGCCTGCCGCGTTTCACCAAAGTTATCCCATCGCCACTCGTCGCCATCGCCATCATGACCGCGATTGCCATTGCGTTCAAACTCGAGATGCGCACTGTTGGCGATACCGGAAGACTGCCCACGTCGCTGCCGACGTTTGCCCTGCCGCGTGTGCCGCTGAACTGGGAAACGCTTGCGATTATTCTGCCCTATTCACTGCCACTGGCGATTGTAGGATTGCTCGAATCGTTGCTCACCGCGTCGCTTCTTGACGACCTCACCGATACCCCGAGCGACAAGAATCAGGAAGCGCGCGGGCAAGGTCTGGCTAACATTGTCGCAGGTTTCTTTGGCGGCATGGCGGGCTGCGCGCTGATCGGACAATCGGTCATCAACTTTCAATCGGGCGGTCGCGGTCGGCTGTCGTCGTTTCTCGCCGGTGCCTACTTGCTTTTTCTCATTCTGGTCGCGGGCGAATGGGTGCGCCAGATTCCGATGGCGGCGCTGGTTGCGGTGATGATTATGGTGTCGATTGGCACATTCAACTGGGCGTCGCTGAAGAATGTCCTGCTCACCCCGCGCAGCGAAACCGTTGTGACCATCGCGACAATTATCACCGTAATGTACACGCATGACCTGGCCAAAGGTGTCGGCGTTGGCGTGTTGCTCAGCGCCTTTGCCTTTGCGCGCAAGCTGGCGAAAGTCATTCGCGTCGAAAGCGAACTCGACGAAAACGACACACGCGTTTACACCGTTTGGGGCCAACTGTTTTTCGTTTCCACCGAAGCGTTCCTCAACGCGATTGATTTTCGCGAAAAAGTTGAGCGCGTTCGCATTGACATGACGCACTCCCATTTATGGGATGCGTCTGCCGTTGGAGCCGTCGACAAAGCTGTCCTCAAGCTACGGCAAAATGGCAGCGAAGTCGAGGTTATCGGCTTAAACGAAGCGAGCGCAACAATTATCGAACGCTTGGCGATTCACGATAAGCCCGATGCCACCGGCCCAACCGCACTGCACTAG